The genomic DNA ATCCTTTTATCGTGAAGGAATGTTCCCAGGTCCATTTATATTTCTTCCTGGAGGAATGACTTCTTTTCTGTTGAGCCGTCTTCTTTTCTTATGAGAATTTCAACCTTCTTTTCAATTTCATCAAGTCTTTTCGAGAGATCTTTCGTTAAAGAAAGCCCTTCTTTAAAAAGATTCAGCGCCTCATCAAGGGAGATATTACCCTCATCAAGCGTTTTTACTATGCCTTCGAGTTTTTTAAGTCC from Pseudomonadota bacterium includes the following:
- the xseB gene encoding exodeoxyribonuclease VII small subunit, producing the protein MKFEEGLKKLEGIVKTLDEGNISLDEALNLFKEGLSLTKDLSKRLDEIEKKVEILIRKEDGSTEKKSFLQEEI